From a single Endozoicomonas euniceicola genomic region:
- the rplF gene encoding 50S ribosomal protein L6, whose amino-acid sequence MSRVAKSPVEIPAGVEVKLNGQNISIKGSKGQLDLNIHANVVVSQEDKVLTFAPRDGAKHSRALAGTTRALVNNMVTGVTAGFEKKLQLVGVGYRAQTKGKTLNLSLGFSHPVDYTMPEGVTAETPSQTEVVIKGIDKQLVGQVAAEIREFRRPEPYKGKGVRYADEHVRRKEAKKK is encoded by the coding sequence ATGTCTCGAGTAGCTAAAAGCCCAGTAGAAATCCCTGCCGGTGTTGAAGTTAAGCTGAATGGCCAGAACATCTCTATCAAGGGATCTAAAGGCCAGCTGGATCTGAACATCCACGCGAATGTTGTCGTAAGCCAGGAAGACAAAGTCCTGACTTTCGCTCCACGTGATGGTGCCAAGCACTCCCGTGCCCTGGCAGGTACCACTCGTGCGCTGGTGAACAACATGGTAACCGGCGTTACTGCTGGCTTCGAGAAGAAGCTGCAGCTGGTTGGTGTTGGTTACCGTGCACAGACTAAGGGTAAAACCCTGAACCTGTCTCTTGGTTTCTCTCATCCAGTGGACTACACCATGCCTGAGGGTGTGACTGCGGAAACTCCAAGCCAGACTGAAGTCGTTATCAAAGGTATCGACAAGCAGCTGGTTGGACAGGTTGCTGCGGAAATCCGCGAATTCCGTCGTCCTGAGCCATACAAAGGCAAGGGTGTCCGCTACGCCGACGAACACGTTCGTCGTAAAGAAGCCAAGAAAAAGTAA
- the rpsE gene encoding 30S ribosomal protein S5, with product MAKDERKQPQNDEGLIEKLVQVNRVAKVVKGGRIFGFTALTVVGDGKGKVGFGRGKAREVPVAIQKAMESARRNMIQVDLNGDTLQYPVKARHGASKVYMQPASQGTGVIAGGAMRAVLEVAGVHNVLAKCYGSTNPVNVVYATFKGLRDMRSPEGVAAKRGLSVEEILGN from the coding sequence ATGGCAAAAGATGAGCGTAAACAACCGCAAAACGACGAAGGTCTGATTGAGAAGCTGGTACAGGTTAACCGAGTAGCCAAAGTGGTGAAAGGTGGTCGTATCTTCGGCTTCACAGCTCTGACCGTGGTAGGCGATGGTAAAGGTAAAGTAGGTTTTGGTCGTGGTAAGGCGCGTGAAGTGCCGGTAGCGATCCAGAAAGCTATGGAATCTGCTCGCCGCAACATGATTCAGGTTGACCTGAACGGTGACACTCTGCAGTACCCTGTGAAAGCCCGTCACGGTGCTTCCAAGGTTTACATGCAGCCTGCTTCCCAGGGTACTGGTGTAATTGCCGGTGGTGCTATGCGTGCCGTTCTGGAAGTCGCTGGCGTACACAACGTACTGGCTAAGTGCTACGGTTCCACCAACCCGGTTAACGTTGTATACGCGACCTTCAAAGGTCTGCGTGACATGCGTTCTCCTGAAGGTGTGGCAGCTAAGCGTGGCCTGTCCGTAGAAGAAATTCTGGGGAACTAA
- the rplR gene encoding 50S ribosomal protein L18, translating into MMDKNSARLRRARRARMKMRELGVNRLTVHRSSQHMYAQVIAPEGDKVLAAASTVEKELRAEATSNVEAAKKVGALVAERAKAAGVTKVAFDRSGYKYHGRVKALADAAREAGLEF; encoded by the coding sequence ATGATGGATAAGAACTCTGCTCGCCTGCGTCGTGCTCGCCGTGCTCGTATGAAAATGCGTGAACTGGGTGTTAACCGCCTGACCGTTCACCGTTCTTCTCAGCACATGTATGCACAGGTGATTGCCCCTGAGGGTGACAAAGTGTTGGCTGCGGCCTCCACTGTCGAGAAGGAGCTGCGTGCTGAAGCCACCAGTAATGTTGAAGCTGCTAAGAAAGTAGGCGCTCTGGTTGCAGAACGTGCTAAAGCCGCTGGCGTTACCAAGGTTGCTTTTGACCGCTCCGGTTACAAATATCACGGTCGTGTGAAGGCGCTTGCTGACGCTGCCCGTGAAGCCGGTCTGGAATTCTGA
- the rplE gene encoding 50S ribosomal protein L5: MANFKTKYREEIRAKLKEELGLANIHEVPRITKITLNMGVGEAIGDKKVIEHAVSDMEKIAGQKAVVTKARKSVAGFKVREGWPIGVKVTLRDERMYEFLERLVDIALPRVRDFRGVSPKSFDGRGNYSMGVKEQIIFPEVDYDKIDTLRGLDITMTTTAKSDDEGRALLRAFNFPFRN, from the coding sequence ATGGCAAATTTTAAGACTAAGTACCGTGAAGAAATCCGCGCCAAGCTCAAAGAAGAGCTGGGCCTGGCCAACATTCACGAAGTACCGCGCATCACCAAAATCACCCTGAACATGGGTGTGGGTGAAGCGATCGGTGACAAGAAAGTCATCGAGCACGCTGTTTCCGATATGGAAAAGATTGCTGGTCAAAAAGCAGTAGTAACCAAAGCTCGCAAATCTGTTGCTGGCTTCAAGGTTCGCGAAGGCTGGCCAATCGGTGTCAAAGTGACACTGCGTGACGAACGTATGTACGAATTCCTGGAACGTCTGGTAGACATCGCTCTGCCACGTGTTCGCGACTTCCGTGGTGTAAGCCCGAAGTCCTTTGACGGTCGTGGCAACTACAGCATGGGCGTTAAAGAACAGATCATCTTCCCGGAAGTTGACTACGATAAAATCGACACTCTGCGCGGTCTGGACATTACCATGACCACTACCGCCAAGAGTGATGACGAAGGCCGTGCTCTGCTGCGTGCTTTCAACTTCCCATTCCGTAACTGA
- the rpsN gene encoding 30S ribosomal protein S14, whose amino-acid sequence MAKVSMKQRELKRQRTVAKYAEKRAALKAIINHPNSSDDERWDALVAMQKQPRDASSSRLRNRCRVTGRPHGYLRKFGLSRIKLREAAMRGDVPGLVKASW is encoded by the coding sequence ATGGCTAAAGTATCCATGAAGCAGCGGGAGTTGAAGCGTCAGCGCACCGTTGCCAAGTATGCTGAGAAGCGCGCCGCTCTGAAGGCGATCATCAACCACCCAAACAGCTCCGACGACGAGCGCTGGGACGCACTGGTTGCGATGCAAAAGCAACCACGTGACGCCAGCTCCTCCCGTCTGCGTAACCGTTGTCGTGTGACAGGTCGTCCACACGGCTACCTGCGCAAGTTCGGTCTGAGCCGCATCAAGCTGCGTGAAGCAGCGATGCGTGGTGATGTTCCAGGTCTGGTTAAGGCCAGCTGGTAA
- the rpsQ gene encoding 30S ribosomal protein S17, with amino-acid sequence MAEVKKVRTLTGKVVSDKMDKTVTVLIERRVKHPLYGKIVKRSTKLHAHDENNECRMGDIVTIKETRPLSKSKTFELVSIDERATQI; translated from the coding sequence ATGGCTGAAGTCAAGAAAGTCCGTACTCTGACCGGCAAGGTTGTGAGCGACAAGATGGACAAGACCGTCACTGTCCTCATTGAACGCCGTGTTAAACATCCGCTGTACGGTAAAATCGTAAAGCGGTCCACCAAGTTGCACGCGCACGATGAAAACAACGAATGTCGTATGGGCGACATCGTGACCATCAAGGAAACACGTCCTTTGTCTAAGTCCAAGACATTTGAACTCGTTTCCATTGATGAGCGTGCTACTCAAATATAA
- the rpsH gene encoding 30S ribosomal protein S8, translating into MSMQDPLADMLTRIRNAQMAEHASVEIPSSKVKAAVAKVLKEEGYITDFRVEGEIQKSLVIDLKYYEGKPVIENLKRVSRPGLRSYTGKEELPKVNGGLGIAIVSTNKGVMTDRAARAAGVGGEILCTVF; encoded by the coding sequence ATGAGTATGCAGGACCCGTTAGCAGATATGCTAACTCGTATCCGTAATGCCCAGATGGCAGAACATGCTTCTGTTGAAATTCCTTCTTCCAAGGTTAAGGCTGCAGTAGCCAAAGTCTTGAAAGAGGAAGGTTACATTACTGACTTTCGTGTAGAAGGCGAGATCCAGAAATCTCTGGTTATCGACCTGAAATACTACGAAGGTAAGCCGGTTATTGAAAACCTGAAGCGCGTAAGCCGTCCGGGTCTGCGTTCTTACACCGGTAAAGAAGAGCTGCCTAAGGTCAATGGCGGCCTGGGTATCGCTATCGTTTCTACCAACAAAGGTGTAATGACCGATCGCGCTGCCCGTGCAGCCGGTGTTGGTGGCGAAATCCTTTGCACCGTATTCTAA
- the rplN gene encoding 50S ribosomal protein L14, whose product MIQTESQLEVADNSGARRVQCIKVLGGSHRRYAHIGDIIKVSVKEAIPRGKVKKGQVMNAVVVRTKKGVRRPDGSLIRFDGNAAVLLNASNQPIGTRIFGPVTRELRGEQFMKIISLAPEVL is encoded by the coding sequence ATGATCCAGACAGAATCTCAACTCGAAGTAGCCGATAACTCCGGCGCTCGTCGAGTACAGTGTATTAAGGTGTTGGGTGGTTCCCATCGCCGCTACGCCCACATTGGCGACATCATCAAAGTATCCGTTAAGGAAGCTATTCCTCGCGGTAAGGTCAAGAAAGGCCAGGTGATGAACGCTGTTGTGGTACGTACCAAAAAAGGTGTACGTCGTCCAGACGGTTCCCTGATTCGCTTCGATGGCAACGCTGCCGTTCTGTTGAACGCAAGCAACCAGCCAATCGGTACCCGTATCTTTGGCCCGGTGACTCGTGAATTGCGCGGTGAGCAGTTCATGAAGATCATTTCTCTGGCGCCAGAAGTACTGTAA
- the rplX gene encoding 50S ribosomal protein L24 produces MKKIRRDDEVIVIAGKDKGKRGKVLTVRADGKLIVSGINMMKKHQKPNPMLGTPGGIVEKEAAIQASNVAILNTETDKADRVGFAISEDGKKQRVFKSTGKPVDA; encoded by the coding sequence ATGAAAAAGATCCGTCGTGATGACGAAGTCATCGTAATCGCTGGCAAGGACAAAGGTAAGCGCGGTAAAGTGCTGACCGTTCGTGCTGACGGTAAACTGATTGTTTCTGGCATCAATATGATGAAGAAACATCAGAAGCCTAACCCAATGTTGGGCACCCCGGGTGGAATCGTAGAAAAGGAAGCTGCTATTCAGGCTTCCAATGTTGCGATCCTGAACACAGAAACCGACAAGGCTGATCGTGTTGGCTTCGCTATCTCTGAAGATGGCAAAAAGCAGCGCGTGTTCAAGTCCACTGGCAAGCCGGTTGACGCGTAA